In Anabaena sphaerica FACHB-251, a genomic segment contains:
- a CDS encoding protein jag, translating into MSDISMQRGEEWLTQLLQLTGISTGVKGNLGAAPAIGADSQEPDSYWLTIDETNLMPEQIKVVIGAGGSVLDAMQYLANSVLNVHQPEHEQASYTIELNGYRVRRQAEISALAKTAAQEVRFSGREVEIKSLSSAERRQVHSFLQDFPDLETFSRGKEPHRNLVVRPATEPPTDPGY; encoded by the coding sequence ATGAGTGACATTTCTATGCAGCGTGGTGAAGAATGGTTAACACAATTGCTGCAACTCACTGGGATTTCTACTGGTGTTAAAGGTAATTTAGGGGCTGCTCCTGCTATTGGGGCAGACTCTCAAGAACCTGATAGCTATTGGTTGACCATTGATGAAACGAATTTGATGCCAGAACAAATCAAGGTGGTGATTGGTGCTGGTGGTTCTGTGCTAGATGCGATGCAGTATCTAGCAAATTCGGTGCTTAATGTGCATCAACCAGAGCATGAACAGGCATCTTATACCATTGAGTTGAATGGCTACCGCGTCAGACGACAAGCGGAAATTAGTGCTTTGGCAAAAACAGCGGCTCAAGAAGTGCGTTTTTCTGGACGAGAGGTGGAAATTAAATCTCTCAGTTCGGCGGAACGTCGTCAAGTTCACAGCTTTTTGCAGGACTTTCCTGATTTAGAAACCTTTAGCCGTGGCAAAGAACCCCATCGTAATTTGGTAGTTCGTCCTGCCACTGAACCACCAACAGATCCTGGCTATTAA
- the yidC gene encoding membrane protein insertase YidC, translating to MDFGIGFLSNNVMLPIIDFFYGFFPSYGLAIVALTLIIRFALYPLSAGSIRSMRRMRVVQPVMQKRMAEVKERYKDDPQKQQEEMVNVQKEFGNPLAGCLPLLLQMPVLLALFATLRGSPFAGVNYSVNLQVFPAEQIEQIQPQAFATPPQNIYIADGEHTKITAILPSGNKLAVGEKTKIQYQTVEGKPFDALLAAHPETKLTPEWKITKGEERVKIDADGNIEALQPGDVTIQGTIPGLAADKGFLFIDALGRVGAIDPDGTVHWDIVAMIVFFGISLYVSQMLSGQNSSGGNPQQDTVNKITPVIFSGMFLFFPLPAGVLMYMVIGNVFQTLQTYILSREPLSEELQKLVAIQEKEKEAATAEAKTLPFEPKSSKKKATG from the coding sequence ATGGATTTTGGTATCGGGTTTCTCTCAAACAACGTGATGCTGCCAATCATAGACTTCTTCTATGGTTTTTTCCCCAGCTATGGATTAGCGATCGTTGCCTTGACATTGATAATCCGCTTTGCGCTCTACCCCTTGAGTGCTGGCTCGATTCGCAGTATGCGACGAATGCGGGTTGTGCAGCCTGTGATGCAAAAGCGGATGGCGGAAGTCAAAGAACGCTATAAAGATGATCCGCAAAAGCAGCAAGAGGAAATGGTCAATGTTCAAAAAGAATTTGGCAACCCCTTGGCAGGATGTTTGCCGCTGCTGTTACAGATGCCTGTCTTACTAGCACTGTTTGCTACTTTGCGGGGTTCACCATTTGCAGGAGTTAACTACTCCGTTAACCTGCAAGTCTTCCCAGCCGAACAAATCGAACAAATTCAACCCCAAGCTTTTGCCACTCCTCCGCAAAATATTTATATTGCTGATGGGGAACACACAAAAATTACTGCTATTCTTCCCAGTGGTAACAAGTTGGCTGTGGGAGAAAAAACTAAGATTCAATATCAGACAGTAGAAGGTAAACCCTTTGATGCCCTATTGGCAGCACATCCAGAAACTAAGTTAACCCCTGAATGGAAAATTACCAAAGGGGAAGAAAGGGTCAAAATTGATGCCGATGGCAATATAGAAGCCTTACAGCCAGGAGATGTCACCATACAAGGTACAATTCCTGGACTGGCAGCAGATAAAGGATTTCTGTTTATTGATGCTTTAGGTAGGGTGGGTGCAATTGATCCCGATGGTACAGTTCACTGGGATATTGTGGCCATGATTGTCTTCTTTGGTATCAGTCTTTACGTTAGCCAAATGCTTTCTGGGCAGAATTCCAGTGGTGGTAATCCTCAACAGGATACAGTTAACAAAATCACCCCTGTGATTTTTTCGGGGATGTTTTTGTTCTTCCCTCTGCCAGCTGGTGTACTGATGTACATGGTAATTGGTAACGTTTTCCAAACCCTGCAAACCTACATTCTTTCCCGCGAACCTCTATCGGAGGAATTGCAAAAGTTGGTGGCTATTCAGGAGAAGGAAAAAGAAGCAGCAACCGCAGAAGCTAAGACTTTGCCCTTTGAGCCAAAAAGTTCTAAGAAAAAGGCTACAGGCTGA
- a CDS encoding PH domain-containing protein, which produces MGIREEIYYEGGPHIGDLILNILIGLTVVGLPLTVGAIVRALWLRFRITDRRVGVTGGWMGRDRTDVIYSEIVKVVKIPRGVGLWGDMVLTLKNGTRLEMRAVPNFREVYDYINEKVAAKNPQYTPTSK; this is translated from the coding sequence ATGGGTATTCGTGAAGAAATTTATTATGAAGGTGGCCCCCATATTGGGGATTTGATTCTCAATATATTGATTGGGCTAACCGTGGTTGGTTTACCATTAACTGTTGGGGCAATTGTGAGAGCGTTGTGGCTGCGTTTCCGGATTACTGACCGACGCGTTGGCGTAACGGGTGGTTGGATGGGACGCGATCGCACTGACGTAATTTACTCAGAAATCGTCAAAGTCGTCAAAATCCCCCGTGGAGTTGGCTTATGGGGAGATATGGTACTTACCCTCAAAAACGGTACCCGTTTAGAAATGCGTGCTGTTCCCAACTTTCGGGAAGTTTATGACTACATTAATGAAAAAGTTGCTGCTAAAAATCCCCAATATACTCCTACTTCCAAGTAG
- the rnpA gene encoding ribonuclease P protein component, protein MALPKAYRLKSRKDFQAVFREGIRCHSSHFTLRALKPSRPKDPCLDHGAMTIQSSSCEDLASTKIGVSISTKVSKRAVVRNRIKRQITTALYQLLPKFSPGWRLVVIVKPKTAESECVSQQFLQELEQLLVKAEVINGYS, encoded by the coding sequence GTGGCTTTGCCCAAAGCATATCGATTAAAATCCCGCAAGGATTTTCAGGCGGTTTTCCGGGAAGGAATTCGGTGTCATAGCTCTCATTTCACTTTGAGAGCTTTAAAACCGTCACGTCCAAAAGATCCTTGTTTGGATCATGGCGCTATGACTATACAATCAAGTAGCTGTGAAGATTTAGCCAGCACAAAAATTGGCGTTTCTATTAGCACCAAAGTCAGTAAAAGAGCAGTAGTTCGCAACCGCATTAAACGGCAAATTACAACCGCATTGTATCAATTATTGCCTAAATTTTCTCCAGGATGGCGGCTAGTAGTGATTGTTAAGCCAAAGACAGCAGAATCTGAGTGCGTAAGCCAACAATTTCTGCAAGAATTAGAGCAGTTGTTGGTAAAAGCTGAGGTCATAAATGGGTATTCGTGA
- the rpmH gene encoding 50S ribosomal protein L34, protein MQRTLGGTCRKRKRTSGFRARMRTPDGRNVISARRRKGRHRLSV, encoded by the coding sequence ATGCAAAGAACATTGGGCGGTACTTGCCGTAAGAGAAAGAGAACCTCTGGTTTTCGCGCTAGAATGCGGACACCAGACGGCAGAAACGTGATTAGTGCCAGAAGAAGAAAAGGCCGTCATCGTTTGAGCGTTTAG
- a CDS encoding DUF2808 domain-containing protein gives MRRLFSALAVTGCLLTSIPAATLAQSQGFTLFSGVKSENQLPFRLDFDGQRLGTDRYRLRLPAKKMNLAVAQFAITYPNYYKGSFDPKNVEVRVNGKSVPLSEVKWEKEGRVIEIFPQEPVPAGTSVELVLSNVQNPPFGGIYYFNCQVLSPGQVPLLRYLGSWIISIS, from the coding sequence TCCGGCTGCGACTTTGGCGCAATCACAGGGTTTTACACTATTTAGCGGAGTTAAGTCAGAAAATCAGCTGCCCTTCCGGTTAGATTTTGATGGACAAAGACTTGGTACTGATAGATATAGACTCAGACTACCCGCCAAAAAAATGAACTTGGCAGTTGCCCAATTTGCCATTACTTACCCTAATTATTACAAAGGCAGTTTTGATCCCAAAAATGTTGAAGTTAGAGTCAATGGTAAAAGCGTTCCCCTATCTGAAGTTAAATGGGAGAAAGAAGGACGGGTAATTGAAATATTTCCCCAAGAGCCAGTACCTGCTGGTACGAGCGTTGAGTTAGTGCTATCTAATGTGCAGAATCCCCCCTTTGGCGGAATTTACTATTTTAACTGCCAAGTTCTCTCCCCAGGACAGGTGCCACTACTGCGTTATCTCGGCTCGTGGATTATCAGTATTTCTTAA